One genomic region from Sulfitobacter faviae encodes:
- the cysN gene encoding sulfate adenylyltransferase subunit CysN: protein MTAQNPTYKTDALIAEDIDAYLELHQHKTMLRFITCGSVDDGKSTLIGRLLYDSKMIFEDQLATLEADSKRVGTQGQDIDFALLVDGLAAEREQGITIDVAYRFFSTEKRKFIVADTPGHEQYTRNMVTGASTADLAVILIDARKGVLTQTRRHSYLVHLLGIRHVVLAVNKMDLVDYDQATYDQIVEDYRTFAESIGLSDFTAIPISGYKGDNITGPSENTPWYKGPALLPHLEAVTLESTVEQSEPFRMPVQWVNRPNLDFRGFAGLIASGQLRPGDPVRVLPSGKTSTIGRIVNLDGDRELAVAGESVTVTLADEIDCSRGQVIVAAQSPLEVADQFETTLVWMDDAELVPGRAYALKIGAQTVSATVQQPKHEVNVNTQEHIATKTLELNAIGVANITTDREIPFAPYSENRELGGFILIDRITNRTVAAGMINFALRRAQNIHWQATDIGRDHHASMKHQKPAVLWLTGLSGSGKSTIANVIEKKLARMNRHTFLLDGDNVRHGLNKDLGFTETDRVENIRRVGEVAKLMTDAGLIVITAFISPYRSERDMVRNMMQPGEFIEVFVDTPLDVAESRDVKGLYAKARAGELKNFTGIDAPYEAPEAPELRIDTTELSAEEAADLIIERLIPEH from the coding sequence ATGACCGCCCAAAATCCGACCTATAAGACCGACGCCCTTATTGCCGAAGACATCGACGCCTATCTGGAATTGCACCAGCATAAAACCATGCTGCGCTTTATCACCTGTGGCTCTGTCGATGATGGCAAATCCACACTGATCGGGCGGCTGCTTTACGACAGCAAGATGATCTTTGAGGACCAACTGGCGACCCTTGAGGCTGACAGCAAGCGTGTTGGCACCCAAGGGCAGGATATCGATTTCGCCCTGTTGGTGGATGGTCTGGCGGCGGAGCGGGAGCAGGGCATCACCATCGACGTCGCCTACCGTTTCTTCTCGACCGAGAAGCGCAAGTTCATCGTGGCCGACACGCCGGGCCACGAACAATATACTCGCAATATGGTCACCGGCGCCTCGACTGCCGACCTTGCAGTGATCTTGATAGATGCGCGCAAAGGCGTGCTGACCCAAACCCGTCGCCACAGCTATCTCGTGCATCTGTTGGGCATCCGACATGTCGTGTTGGCCGTCAACAAGATGGACCTCGTGGATTACGATCAAGCCACCTATGACCAGATTGTCGAGGATTACCGGACATTCGCTGAAAGCATCGGGCTCTCCGATTTCACGGCCATTCCGATCTCGGGCTACAAGGGCGACAATATCACGGGCCCGAGCGAGAATACCCCTTGGTACAAAGGCCCGGCGCTCCTGCCGCATTTGGAGGCGGTGACGCTAGAAAGCACAGTCGAGCAATCTGAACCCTTCCGGATGCCAGTACAATGGGTGAACCGGCCCAATCTCGATTTCCGCGGTTTCGCGGGCCTTATCGCCAGCGGGCAGCTGCGCCCGGGTGATCCGGTCCGCGTCTTGCCCTCGGGCAAGACCTCGACCATCGGGCGGATCGTCAATCTGGATGGTGACCGGGAACTCGCCGTTGCGGGGGAGTCGGTGACCGTAACCTTGGCGGATGAAATCGACTGTTCGCGAGGGCAGGTGATCGTGGCAGCACAGTCCCCGCTCGAAGTGGCGGACCAGTTCGAAACCACGCTCGTTTGGATGGACGATGCCGAACTGGTTCCGGGGCGCGCCTATGCCCTTAAAATCGGGGCGCAAACGGTGTCGGCGACCGTTCAGCAGCCTAAACATGAGGTCAACGTCAACACTCAGGAACATATCGCGACAAAGACCTTGGAGTTGAACGCCATCGGGGTCGCAAACATCACGACTGACCGCGAAATCCCCTTTGCTCCTTACAGCGAGAACCGAGAGCTGGGCGGCTTCATCCTGATCGACCGGATCACAAATCGCACTGTGGCCGCTGGCATGATCAATTTCGCGCTGCGCCGCGCTCAGAACATTCATTGGCAGGCCACGGATATTGGCCGTGACCACCATGCATCGATGAAACACCAAAAGCCTGCGGTGCTTTGGCTTACCGGGCTTTCCGGGTCCGGCAAGTCCACGATCGCCAATGTCATCGAGAAAAAGCTCGCCCGAATGAACCGTCACACCTTCCTTCTGGACGGCGACAACGTGCGCCACGGGTTGAACAAGGATTTGGGCTTTACCGAAACCGACCGGGTCGAGAACATCCGCCGGGTGGGTGAGGTGGCAAAGTTGATGACGGATGCCGGTCTCATCGTCATTACCGCCTTCATTTCGCCCTACCGTTCGGAACGGGACATGGTGCGCAACATGATGCAGCCCGGCGAATTTATCGAAGTTTTCGTCGACACACCGCTCGACGTGGCTGAGAGCCGGGACGTGAAAGGGCTTTATGCCAAGGCGCGCGCTGGTGAGTTGAAGAACTTCACCGGGATCGATGCGCCCTATGAGGCGCCGGAAGCGCCGGAGTTGCGCATCGATACAACGGAGCTAAGCGCGGAAGAAGCGGCTGATTTGATTATTGAGAGGTTGATCCCAGAGCACTAA